From a single Deltaproteobacteria bacterium genomic region:
- a CDS encoding ATP-binding cassette domain-containing protein — MAQEQEIKETGKEISEGITASNGRALLSYLKSEPVSVSIKGLTKSFGDNPVLRGVNLEVEAGETVVILGKSGTGKSVLLRHIIGLEKPDAGSITIGGEDINDPEFKDHHDIAMVFQSSALFNSLTVEDNVALYLREHKVFKDDSKVREIVSSALGIVGLDEKEDIMPSMLSGGMKRRVATARALVMNPDLLLFDEPTSGLDPMMTRTIGDLIIDLKHTVKITQIVVTHDIDLAFYVADRIAVLNDGKIIEFGTPDEIRSSEDVAVKEFITPQFEHERR; from the coding sequence ATGGCTCAGGAACAGGAAATAAAAGAAACGGGAAAAGAAATTTCGGAAGGCATTACAGCTTCCAACGGAAGGGCGCTTCTTAGTTACCTGAAGTCCGAACCCGTCTCGGTGTCGATAAAAGGCCTTACCAAATCGTTCGGGGATAACCCGGTTTTAAGGGGCGTGAACCTCGAAGTAGAGGCGGGTGAGACGGTAGTCATTCTGGGAAAGAGCGGAACTGGAAAGAGCGTTCTGCTCCGCCATATAATCGGGCTTGAGAAGCCCGATGCGGGAAGCATTACGATAGGCGGCGAGGATATTAACGACCCGGAATTCAAGGATCACCACGACATTGCGATGGTCTTTCAGTCCTCGGCCCTTTTCAATTCCCTCACCGTCGAGGATAATGTCGCCCTCTATCTGAGAGAGCACAAGGTCTTTAAGGACGACTCAAAGGTAAGGGAGATAGTATCCAGCGCGCTCGGAATTGTGGGTCTGGACGAGAAAGAGGATATCATGCCGTCGATGCTGTCAGGCGGAATGAAAAGAAGGGTAGCCACGGCGAGGGCTCTGGTGATGAATCCGGACCTCCTTCTTTTCGACGAGCCCACTTCGGGGCTTGACCCGATGATGACCCGCACAATAGGTGACCTCATAATTGACCTGAAGCACACCGTGAAGATCACTCAAATAGTAGTAACACACGATATAGACCTCGCGTTTTATGTGGCGGACCGGATAGCCGTGCTAAACGACGGAAAGATAATAGAGTTCGGGACTCCTGATGAAATACGTTCCAGCGAGGATGTGGCAGTCAAAGAATTTATAACCCCTCAATTCGAGCATGAAAGGAGGTAG
- a CDS encoding ABC transporter permease produces MNGVMSFFKITGGLLSLLIETLYWCKSAFSNMDKVVSQLLVIGYQTLPVGALIALFTGGVLALQAGPTLAQFGVEENVGGLVGLSLVKELGPVMASILIAGRVGSAMAAELASMSVYEEIDALKTMDINPVRFLVMPRFIATVLALPTLVIYMDVIGWFGGALVSYINPEVSLSFSVYYRNLADLVDFTAFINGLIKAMIFGVIISIVCCYVGLKTRGGPREIGTSVTKAVVLSFVLVLVFDYYVTRILLFLNID; encoded by the coding sequence GTGAACGGAGTGATGTCGTTTTTCAAGATAACCGGGGGACTGCTGAGTCTTCTGATCGAGACTCTCTACTGGTGCAAGTCCGCTTTCAGCAACATGGATAAGGTTGTTTCTCAATTGCTGGTTATCGGCTATCAGACACTCCCCGTAGGCGCCCTCATCGCGCTTTTCACTGGCGGGGTTCTAGCGCTTCAGGCCGGTCCTACGCTCGCGCAATTCGGGGTCGAGGAGAACGTAGGGGGCCTCGTCGGACTTTCGCTGGTAAAGGAATTAGGGCCCGTCATGGCTTCCATACTGATAGCCGGAAGGGTAGGCTCCGCGATGGCAGCCGAGCTCGCGTCCATGAGCGTTTACGAAGAGATAGACGCGCTCAAGACTATGGACATCAACCCGGTCAGGTTCCTTGTAATGCCGAGGTTCATCGCGACCGTGCTCGCTCTGCCCACGCTTGTCATATACATGGACGTGATCGGATGGTTCGGGGGCGCTTTAGTGTCATATATAAACCCCGAGGTGAGTCTTTCTTTCAGCGTTTACTACAGGAATCTCGCGGACCTAGTGGATTTCACCGCCTTTATAAACGGGCTCATAAAAGCGATGATATTCGGAGTGATTATCTCTATCGTATGCTGCTACGTCGGTTTGAAAACAAGGGGCGGCCCGAGGGAGATAGGCACTTCCGTGACGAAGGCCGTGGTTCTGTCCTTCGTGCTCGTACTGGTTTTTGACTATTATGTAACCAGGATTTTGTTATTTCTTAATATAGATTAG
- a CDS encoding MlaD family protein yields MNKHVKVGIFFLVGLLILLAVFDFVGDIPFFRSDYKLKTYFKSIDELRVGNPVKIEGYEIGKISRIRIADREIKVEMKVDKNSGVKTDSLATIKLTSLLGTSYINLSFGSPDSPPAVDGTVLPSEEPTDINEILVKVDSAVSSIESAVGAFDVLGDNKEQLNNIVTNLNSVLEGLEKGEGTFGKLLKDDELYDEARDALGNVNDITASLKAGKGTLGKLLVDDSLYDETKTAIANLGNMAEKLNTSKGTIGKLLNDDTLYNEATGAATNLNQILEKINSGKGTLGQLVNDDKLYRDAQDTLLKVDKSIDTLDDLAPLGVFGTALGVVTLF; encoded by the coding sequence ATGAATAAGCATGTAAAAGTCGGGATATTTTTCCTGGTGGGCCTTTTGATATTGCTTGCGGTATTTGATTTCGTGGGCGACATACCGTTTTTCAGAAGCGACTATAAGCTCAAGACCTACTTCAAATCCATTGATGAATTGAGGGTCGGAAATCCCGTAAAGATAGAGGGCTACGAGATAGGAAAGATATCCAGGATCAGAATCGCGGACAGAGAAATCAAGGTCGAGATGAAAGTCGATAAGAATAGCGGCGTAAAAACCGATTCCCTGGCCACCATCAAGCTCACGAGTCTCCTCGGCACAAGCTACATTAACCTTTCCTTCGGCTCGCCCGATAGCCCTCCCGCTGTTGACGGCACGGTGCTTCCCAGTGAGGAACCGACCGACATAAACGAGATACTCGTAAAGGTGGACTCTGCGGTGAGCTCGATAGAGTCGGCTGTCGGTGCTTTCGACGTGCTCGGCGACAACAAGGAGCAGTTGAATAATATCGTTACGAATCTGAATTCGGTGCTGGAGGGGCTTGAGAAAGGGGAGGGGACTTTCGGTAAGCTGCTCAAGGACGACGAGCTTTACGACGAGGCCAGAGACGCGCTTGGCAATGTCAATGATATCACCGCGTCGCTCAAGGCGGGCAAGGGCACCCTCGGGAAGCTGCTCGTGGACGATTCGCTCTACGATGAAACAAAAACCGCTATTGCGAATCTCGGAAACATGGCGGAGAAGCTCAATACTTCAAAGGGCACGATAGGAAAGCTGCTTAACGACGATACGCTTTACAACGAGGCCACCGGAGCCGCGACTAACCTGAATCAGATACTCGAGAAGATTAATTCGGGAAAGGGCACTCTCGGTCAGCTCGTAAACGACGATAAGCTCTACAGGGACGCTCAGGATACGCTTCTTAAAGTTGACAAGAGCATAGACACCCTCGACGACCTTGCGCCGCTCGGAGTATTCGGAACCGCGCTCGGCGTCGTCACGCTGTTTTAA